The sequence ATAAAATGTCATcagcttctttttcctctttcctTATTGTTAACCATGGTTTAACAGTTCTGAATGGTCTTGGGCTATGGTTGCAGGGGGGACTTCCAATGTATTTAGCAACTCGCGGCCTCTACAATCTAAAACCTCCAACAGTATTTGTGCCTCCATGCATCAAAGAAGATGTGGTGAATTTACTTGAAATTCATAGAAGGATGAGCCAAGTTGAGTTGAAACTTGATTTGGTAGCACTTGGTCCGGGTATGCACCCCATCAGTTGACCTGTTTATTCTTTCTCATGCATATATTTACTTCTTACTATGCTTGATATCATAATGTTAGGGGAGACGTATGAAATACGTAACAACCTTGTTGCCAGACCATTCAGAACCCACCATGTGATACCCAGCCAGGTGCATATTTGAACCAGATGAAGACTGTCTTGTCAGAGGCATCTAACATCTAGTGTGTTTTTGTGGTTGCCAGTTATCATTTTGTACCTTACATGTCAAGTTTCAAATATGATACAGGGGTATGTCATTTATTCAGTGAGAAATAAGCTTAAAAAACAGTATGCTCACCTAAAAGGCCCTCAAATCAAAAAGTTGAAGCTTTCTGGCGTTGAGGTTTGTAACTATACCTTCCTTTTAGAAGTTCTAGTGGCTTGGACGCTATGTTATCTTTTTAGAGCAAATTTTCTGTGCTTGCATCATAGAATGATTGAAAATGTTATTGTTATGTTTTGTATAGATTACAGATATTGTATTGTCTCCAGAGGTTGCCTTCACAGGAGACACAAATTCTGATTTCATTCTTGAGCCACGAAATGCAGATGCCCTGAGAGCGAAAATTCTTATAACTGAGGTTTGGTTCTTTTTTATCACCAGACGTTGACTCTTGTATTCATTTTTCATCTGTACTCTTTGAATAATTTCCTGGACTATGCTTTATGCTTTTCGCTGTACTGATGGTTAAAGGTTTTGTTTGCGAAATATTTATGATGTctacatgatgaaaacatggtggCAAAAATGATCAGTGACACTGCAGTTGCTCTAAGGGACATTTTTTAAGCTTTTCAGAATCAGAATGAGCCATGATGCTAAGAAATATCTATGGGCATGCTATATAGAAGCTATGATATCAGCCCTAGATATTCAGTTTTTGGGGCTAATCTGACACCAAAACTATGGATATGTGGAGTACACTTAATGACACCAAAACTATGGATCTTAACATAAAAGATGGTTAAGGTTGAACATAGATGATTAACTTGCCCCTGTTGGAGAGATTTCAGACAATAAGTCTGGTAGGAATCTACAAGAGAATCAAGAACAGTGGTTGCTAGTTTGCCAACCAAAGATAACTCTGTTGCCGTATCATTCATATGTGCAACTCTTTTTTTAGGCTTTCAGCAGCTGTGACCTGTCTTCATATATTGCAACTCTTTTCTGAGGCTTTTACTTGAACTTTGTACTTTTGGTTACTAATATGAGGGAAGAAAAACTTGACTACAATATTTTCTTGTTATCACCTACTTATTATCTAAGATTTTGGGTTCAGTTTGATCTCTTCAAAAAGGATATTCAAACTCATCAATGTACACCCGAAACAAATTATTTTTTGGTGGTTAATACGTTCTGAATAACCAGCACTATCAATCTTTGACAATCAACGCTATCTTATTGACTCAAACGCAGCCAAAATTGACACTAGGATAGCTCAAATTTAATTAAACATAAACATTTTTTACTAACTCTCAAGAATAAACTGGATTGCCTGTTGGATACTTTTGTATGTCCAACAGGATCCGAACCTTAACTTATTTACTTTGTCATTAAATAGTCTTCTGCTGGATCCTTTTGTTGTCCTTTAAGATCTGAATCCTCTTTCTTCAATGGTATCCAAGTACTCCTTTGGAATTTGATGGTGTTTGTGTCTTGCATTTGCATTCTTTTTATAGTTTCTAAATATTGCATGATAGGAAATACTACATGGCGTGCTGTTTTGTTCTTGTATTAATTTGCTTATTCAAGAAGATTTAGAAGTGTTTGAAAAACAGAGGATTTAGAGGCTATTTTGCTGGCTTCAATTAGGAATATCTGTAACTAAAAATGAAAGGTGTTTGCGGATGCAGATCCATGAATGGAATGTAGTTGTCTTTTTGCAGAGATCATAGAGTTGGTTGTTAGAGGTACTGTCATTGGTGAAATTCTTGCATTTACAATCACAACAACCCTTGATGAATGGTATGTGTATGAGCAATAGTTAAAAACCCTGATTGAAAGGCTGGTCTTGCAAATTGCTGTACAGAAACACCTCAACTTGTGTGTGAGATGGTTTCTCAATTGAAAAGCTAGAAAAAGTAGGATTTTGTTCAAGTGGATGTGGCAGTTATACAAGATTACAGTAGTAGTCCTGTACTTCTTGAGTGTGAATTCAGACCTCACAAGATACTTCTTGTCATTTGTCAGGCGACCTTCTTAGATGATGAGAATGACATCGAACATGCACGCGAACATGGTCACCTGCATTTGCTCGAGGTAATAGTATTTCTCTGTTCTCTAGTTGTCATGATTGTGGATTTCCAAGACCATCCGGTTAATAACTTTCAATTTCACCAGGTTCTGTACGTTCTTCTTTTGCTTTTGGCCATATTAACACACTTTTAACAGTTTTACCCATGCTTCTGTTGAAATATTTCCCGAGCTTTTTTCCAATGTTGGGATTTTTTCAAGTAAAATCTGTGCACGTGTAGATAATGGAGCATGCACAGTGGTTCCGCAACAAGGCCATCTTGCTGACCCACTTCTCATCCAGATACAAGATTGAGGTATATGCCCATTACCCCCATAACATCCATCCATCCCTCATTCCTTTGGTCACAACTCAGCTAAACTATAAACAAATTTTGGTCTTTGCAGGATATCCGCCAAGCAGTATCAAAGCTGCAACCAAAATTGTCTCCGAAGGTTGTTGCTCTCACAGAGGGCTTCAGATCGGCATACTAATACTGCACTTTGTCCGTGCAGGCAACTTCCTTTCATGTGATCTCCTCATTATGGATACATAGGTAATCTGATTGACACGATGGTTAAATTGTCATCATGAAAGGATGATTACTCATAGCAAACATGGATAGGGATCTACTTAAATGATGGTGGTCCATTCCAGCATGAGCGTGAGTCGATACATCAAGATTACAACATCTGAATCGGCCCGCCCCAGTGCTGGCACTGAGTTGGTACCCCAAAGCTATAATGTACAGATTGCCTAACTCAATGATGAATGATCGAATATTTTGTGTAATCGTTCGGGAAGTTAATCTTCATTCTGTCTCCTTGGTGTGTTTTAGGGATCTACTTAGTCACTCCTATACTTTCCTCAGAATCGATAGGCAGTACCATGGTCATATACAGGCTAATACCACATGAAGCTCCTTGAGATGCACAATTGTCTGGTGACATCCGAGGTGCACTCTACGATTGGGGTGTCTCCGAATATGAGTGAGCAATTTTTTCATATGGATCATTGTCTTTAAGGATATGAGGTGGGATGACAAATAAGGGAAAGTCAAACACATCACATTCAAGCCCCATATGTAGTCTCAGTTTATCTAAGGTACAAGGGAGGAACTGAATCCTCAAAAGAGTTATATCTCCTTATTTTGGAGACCGTTGATAATGACTGGATTCGTATGAGAATATTATGGCTTTCGTAGCTCAAAgatatttattgaatgtaattactATTGATGTGCTTAGCTCAAAAGATATTATATGTAACTATTGATGTACTTATGTGTCAGTCCTCCTCGATTACCCCTATATGGTGTGGCTGAGGAATTGGTATACACGACTATCTCAAAACTCTATCAACTCCTTCGGTTAAGTACTTTGagcttaatttattttattaattataaattgtCAAAAAGATCTATAGTTTATCttcatgaaatttagcaagaagaAAGTGAATCTCTTGCAAACTACATTGAGACGTTTAGCCAAGAAATCATCGATTATATATCCatacttaattttttaaaaagaaaattagtaTATTGTAGAGGAATCCTTCGTGgtcaaaaagaagaaagcaaatttgaaTAAACTTGTTAAGGATGATGAACATCCCACCCAACTAAACCTCAAATGAGTATCGATGCGAAAGAGAATTCACCATGAAAATCTCTCATTCTAAAGTATTCACCATGAAAATCTCTCATTCTAAAGTATTCTTTTGAATCAGAGAAAGgggtatgatttgaaatattagaCAGAAGGGTTGATTAAAAAGAGACACCTAGATTATTTGACTCAGGAAGGAGACACTAATGTGGCTCGGGGATCCTATGCTAAAGAAAGTTAAAATCCACGATCTTCTAAGTCTTATATTTAGGATGTAGGGTTTCTTCTTTCTAGAATCATCCAGTAAGACCCTTCACCTAGTGTGTGAGGTCAGAATTATCCATTTGAAACTCTAGACCATATCGTAGTATCGACATTTGTTAAATCAGACTTCATTTGTTGAATGCCCTTCTGCCTTCGGCTATTATTGTCGCGACTCAGGTTTGATGGGTTAACTACCTGTCAATTTTGTTGAACTCAAATCACTTATAAAAATGTTTAAGCGAAATTGATAATAATACTATCATTCATCAAGGTCAAGTATAATGCATATGAGACAGTCCAATGGTGACTAAATATCTACGAGTCATTTGATTCTAATTACGAGTAATTCATTTCTACTTCGGTCTCATTACCAACTTTAATACTAAATATCACGATCATGGCCTAATGGGCTAATTGATCTGCCAACTTTGTTGAACTTAAGCCACTAGTCAAAATATTTaggctaaaattaataataatatacttattAATCATAAGATAAGGCACCTGTATATAAAAGGaatttatgtcaaaatcataataaatagccTCATCACTAGCAAGAAATGAAGTGCTTACCATCATCATATGTTACAAGTCTCCTCAAGAAATGATTGTGTTTCCTTCATATATAGTACATTTAATGACGATAGATGTACAATCCCTTAGTCCCACTTCATTAGTAAGACCACGCATAGGAGGACGAGGCCCTTTTGTGGGTTCGAGCCAATCAATCGATAACTCACACAAGAACGCACTCCTCTCGATGGGACAAAATTCAAAGCTTAGACGTCCCTCATATACAAGGTCTAAGCGACCTTTAAGCTCTACCACCAGACCCTTCATTTGTCTGTCAGTTCGATCGTATAAACAATGTGAGATCAATAGATTGGTTTACGAAGATTGATCATTGAGATTGTAATAATCTCAAATCTTTAATGGTTCAACTAGGTATTATCATCGAGCCCCTCGGTTGGCGTAAAAATTATTTGTCAAGAAATCATTGCAAATTGTCAAAAACCAAATTAAATTGAATTAAACATTATAACTAAGGTGGCACAcccacacaatttttttttttgtgtagttAAATTAGGAGACTAGTTTAGCCTCCAAATGATTATGTTTTAAGTTAAAATTTAGTgtgtatttatttttatataattttaatttttttataaaatttcataCTAATTCAATTTCATTTGGTTAGCTAGAATAATGAAGTAAAAATTTTTCGGAGATTTTTGTGATGCTTTGATTGATACTAACTAGTTCATTTGGTTATAcaatgaattattaaaaaattgataatgaaatttagataaatttttaTGTTGAGTATAGTCTATTCTATAAgagattttatcaaaatttttctatgaattattgctatgaattattataaattaataattcaaGACGTAGAGTTCTTAATTATGACATCTCATAGCCCTTTGCTCCCAATTTGATATGTGTCTCACTTTGTAACACACTTGATCATTAAGGAACATGATTTTTCATTGACATCATCATTTTTTAGTTCAATCAGGTAAACATAagtttaattcactataaaatagtAGTCATATAAATTATCGTATGcataaagtattttgaaagaatgTTTTGATTGATATGATCGTCATTGGCTAATCATTAGTTAAATATGAATTTATGTATgctataagtataaaaatatatgaattataataaaaatatcttgtatacatgtatatgtgatGGCGTATGGTGTGAGAGTGCACATGTTTTCTATAACGTGTAGTGTGGGAGTATACAAATATGTTACgacgtgcaatgcatgtataTGTTATGGCGTGCGATGTGAGAATGCATGTATGTATTATAACGTGCGATGTAGGAGTGCATGTATGTATTATGACGTGTGGTGTAAGAGTACACGTATATATTATAACATGCGATGTgggagtgcacatatatattatgatgtgtggTATAAaagtacatgtatatattatgatgatatatgataTGGGAGTGCACACATATATGAGGTATATAAGTGCATAACTTTGTTATATTTCCTCTATATGCATATAAACATTTGAATTATTTCAACATAGAATTTTATTTGCTTATTGTACATATACTATGTTATAGGATTATGCTTGCTAAAGAAGTCATAGGATGAGATATCTATAGTTAAATATCTTATGTCAAGGATCTTGAAATATGTATGTTaatctaaataaaattataaagactTATACTTACTAAGTAATTATTCACTACATGCTAatgtttattatttttcttttggttaAATGTTATAATCATGTAGATGTATCAATAATAATACTGTGTATAGGGAAACCCTATCATTTTAtttgtaagttagcatgttttaattttaagattaccTACTTTTCGTTATAGTCCTATTGATagcaataataaaaatttaaaatgacaTCCTACATTAATCATGCATATGAGGTATGAGAGCAATTAGGAGTAGTATATTATAGTAACGATAGATCGCATGAGTGGATGTGAACCACTCCGACATCTATTATAAAAGTCAAAACCTAAAGCGACAAGAGTTGATGGCACGCACGACACACTACCCACAAAGCATCATATGATGAAGATACGATTAAGTCCAATCATAAAGCAACCCCTAATGATGACACAACCAAATTTAATTATGAATCATCCCCTAACAACGAAGTCGCTACCGAATTCGACCATCAAGTGTCACCCAAAGAAGAAGACGTGATGTAATCTGATCAATCAAGTGTCTCATAACAATAATGAGATCAAATTTAGGCATGCAATATCCTAACAAGGACACAATCAATTCCAACTATAAAGAGTTCCCTATAATGATAAACAAACTCGATCATAAAACGATGATATAACACATGCAGCcaacatcatatttcaagcagATCCATGTGTCAAAATGGGATGTGGGAACAAATGATACGAGTGCTTTGACACATAGATAATCCAACAACACGTCATATGTCTCACCTCattaacacaatgattaagtcGATCTCCTATTGGGTTGATTATCCTAATGTAATTGTTCAAAAAGTTAATCCCCACGGCAACTTCACACTGTAAAAAACCTCTCCGATGTATCCTCAATCCTATCCGAGAAAAAAATCCTTCTCCCAATCGAAACTCCATACTAACTAACTTTAAGCATCAACTGCGCCACCCACCATAATCTTTTGTTGAATTCTTTATGATCTCCTGCACACCCCCAACTTGTGGCAATCACGACAATCGAACTCGGATCGGATTTGAGTCCACACCACTTCTCGGACGACAACAGACCCAACATTTTTTGCATTACATCCTTTGTGTGAGAATCTCCAAAGTCAAACCCATGTTAGATCCGAGTCCGCATCACACGTGGGTGGCACAACCAATCCAACACGTGTCAAACAATCAGAAGGATCAACATGCCACAGAATCAAGCTGCCTCAATCGAGCGAAAGATTCGATCGTATTGTCAGCATGATTGATTCAATAAATCCAACGCATGGAACAGGCAGCATGGAGTGAACAAAGAGGATCAACCATCAATGCTGCGACTCCCATGAAACATTTAGATATTTGGGAACCCAGAAGAAGGAACGTTACAGAGAAACAAAGAAACATCTAGCAGCCATACTCCCATAAAACAATTTAGATATTTGGGAACCCAGAAGAAAAAACGTTGCAAATAAACAAAGAAACATCGATCAGGCCATACCCCAGACTCTGCCAAAAGTTGCAGGGACGAACACCCGGTAGACATTAAAATGGCGTGTTGCTCGCTGCACCAAGTTCTCTCAAATTCTTGGCCTGAAAAGATCATCAATGCTGGGATCGCCAGGAATTCAGGAAGCTGCATTATGATGTCATAATGCGGTAAAAGTATAAACTTCATGCAAATCATGCAACGAGATATTGCTACGTTTAGTGAGTTAATTACCTTTTTTATTCAAGGTAATTACCTTTTCCTTCTTTCCAAAACATTCAGTGAATATGCAGGCAATGAAATCAAAAGGAACCGAGTTAGAAATCATCTTGGAGAGTGAAACCACCGCTACAACTACTTGGATCCATCGACTTAAAAAGACTTGTTCATAAGAAATTTTAATTATCAGGATTATCAAAACCATCGAAAATTTCCCATTTCATTATACCAGCTATTGTCTGAATGAATGGTTTTTAACATGTCCAAGGATTTTCCTCCAATATAAAATGGAGAATTTATGATCAAGCAGCTAACTATCCTCAATATATACCAGAACCTGGTGCAAAATGCTTTTTATAAGGCAGTGGAATAATGAAAGAACGTCTGTCTCAGGGGCAAAGAATCAAATTtcaatgaaagaaaaagaaacatcaaCTGAAAAGAAAAAGGACAGTAAAGAAAAGGCAAAAACCCAAGGATGGATGGGCAGTTGTCAGAAATGgtctgataaaaaaaaatatccaacTTCCACCGTGATGCCATGCAAAAATACCCATGTCAAGCAGAGTCATCCTTAGTCATTTGAAGAAAGTTgcacatgaaaaaaataaaaatagagaaaaaagaaACACACGCAAGTACCTGAATTCCAAGCAAGGTGGATGGAGCTGACCTTAACGTCAGACAACAGGCTCCTGCCATGATAGCATTTCAACTCTATTCAGCATGCTAAGCTGGCAAAAAGCTACCAATATGCAAGAACAAGAAACCCTGAGTTATCATCAAGTGATTCCAGTGTGACATAACTTTCTATGTAAAAAGTTCAGCATAACAGGGCATTTAAGGAAAACAAAAGGTCACAAGAGCAGTTTATGAAAATGCATCTTCCTTCTGATCAGTACTAATAGACAATGCTGAAAAGTTCTGCTAGTGCATGAGAAAAAAACTCAAAGCCTCCTTGCAGAAAATAATTAATAGCATAGGGGACCTGAAGAATTATCTTCTCTGGAATATAAAACCTGCATCAGTTAGCTAGCAGATTAGAAAGAAAGATTACATAGATATTGCACGCTAAACAAGATCTTTGATAGCAATATATCAAGCCATAACAGTAAGCTTGTTCTCTTGGAGGAACATATTCATATCAGCAATACGACTTAAGGAAACAACATCATCCGAATTGTAAATCTGCATTACAAAACCATAAAGTTCATCAGCATAGATAAGTTTCAAGCATCAAACTAGCAAGAACGTAAGTCTAATATTATGAATTACATCCCAACAGATTTATAATCTCAGATAACTAACATATGAGAATAACTGGACGAAGAAAAGTTCTGCTTGTTTGACAAAAAGCTTATCTCTTTCTCCCACCACGTTCCCTCAGAGCAAGGGTTAGAGTTTCTCCAGGGCCAATGTTATAATAAGCAAGGGTAAGATTATCCTTGAGAAAACCAGCGCGACCACTCAGTTTCTGTTTATTAGCAGGAAGCTGAACCTCTGCCGCAATCTTCTCCTTAAGACTGCCAACAGTCTCGGATAAAGACTGTACTGCAATCTCCAGAAGCTGACCTTTCAAGTTTCCTTCATCCACATTTGGAACAGATACAGAAATCCGGCTGGATCCCTGAGAAAATGAAAGGTGGGTTTAGCAATGTAATAAATACTTGTCATTAAAGTGAAAAATCAATAAACATAATTAAAAGAGATACCGGATGCTGGGCAAGGAACTGATCCTCTGCCATGAGTGAAACATCATCGACTCTTTGCCGTTTTGGTTCAGGTTCATCTGGTAGCGGTGGAGCTTCCTCTGGGGGAGGAGGTGGCGGCATTCCTTGTGGTGGAGGTGGCGGGGGAACCATTGGCATGTTAGGCGGTGGCATAGGCAATGGAACAAAAGGTCGAGGAACTACCAATGGTGTGAACTGGGATCCAGGAGGTGGAGGTACAGGGATATTGGGAGGGTTCACCATAATTGATTGAGATAATGGCTGCTGACCCATCATAACATGCTGCGATGACGAGGTCATAGGCATAGGTGAAGGTCCAGGCCTCATGGATGGAATCATTGGGATGATTCCAGGCCTTGGAGGTGCAACAAGACCCCCACCAGCAGCAGGAACAGAATATTGGACTTGGTTTGGGGGGAATCGAGGAATATTTAACGCCAATCCAGGTGGTGGAGGTAGTGGGCGGACAAATGGTACCCCAGGTCTTGGTGCAGGTGCAGGACCTGGAAGTGTCCTCAAATCATTGTTATTAGCGTCAGTTTGTTCCTCACCAGAAAAACCCTGTGATAAGGCTTGGGTGGCAGTGCGTCCAATACTGCCTGAGTGCCCATCCCATATGACCTGCTTTGGCTGCTCATCtttctttttctcaatctctgccTTGACAGCATTGGAGACTTCTTCTtcagtggtaccaaaaatatcgggaCGAGTTCGTGCAAGCCCAACAATATTCCTAGAGATCTCATCATCCGGAGCAAGAGTTGTCTCCCGGATTTTGGCCATCATCCTCTCTTTCTGCTCCTTGTATTTGGGGTCTATGAGTGAAATGCGCATGTGCTCGGCCATCTCATTAATAGGAATAAGCTCATTGGTAATTGGTGAAATCACAAACTTGGTTGGATCTCTTTCAGCAGCTATCCTC comes from Musa acuminata AAA Group cultivar baxijiao chromosome BXJ3-3, Cavendish_Baxijiao_AAA, whole genome shotgun sequence and encodes:
- the LOC135632363 gene encoding tRNase Z TRZ2, chloroplastic-like, yielding MLTSLSNPQLLPSHILPFDHRHPVLHRSPSINAFDGGGSRDGDPFRALSLKRSGFLSVIDRAMEEEEEYRKARAEVQRKGVDVEGYSIEGISVGGHETCVMVPSLNVAFDIGRCPSKAVHQDFLFITHAHLDHIGGLPMYLATRGLYNLKPPTVFVPPCIKEDVVNLLEIHRRMSQVELKLDLVALGPGETYEIRNNLVARPFRTHHVIPSQGYVIYSVRNKLKKQYAHLKGPQIKKLKLSGVEITDIVLSPEVAFTGDTNSDFILEPRNADALRAKILITEATFLDDENDIEHAREHGHLHLLEIMEHAQWFRNKAILLTHFSSRYKIEDIRQAVSKLQPKLSPKVVALTEGFRSAY